In Streptomyces sp. NBC_01231, the sequence GTGGGATGATCGGCCGATGACCGGCTTGCTGATCGCCGTCGCGGCACTGTGGGGCGCGGCCACCGGAGCGCTGGTGCCGCGCGCCGCCCACCGCTTCTCCGTACCGGAGGAGGAGAACTGGCGGGAGGAGTGCCCCGGCGGACATCCGTTCGGCGGGCCGGCCCGTGGGTGGCTCGGCCGGGCGCGGTGCGGGCACTGCACACCGACATGCGCGTACGGTCCCAGCACCCCCCTCGTCTGTCTCGTCACCGCACTCCTGTGTGCCGGTCTCGCCGCCGCCACCGACACCCGGCCCGAGGTCGTCGTCTGGCTGCTGTCGGTGCCCGTGTGGGTGCTGTTGGCCGCCGTCGACCTGCGGGTGCGCAGGCTCCCCGACGTGCTGACCCTGCCGCTCGCCGCCGCGACACTCGCCCTCCTCGGGGCGGTCGCCTCGGTGCCCGAGCACACCGGGAACTGGCCGACCGCCGCGCTGGGCGCCCTCGCGCTCGGTGCCGGTTACCTCGTGCTGTGGCTCGTCAACCCCGGCGGTATGGGCTTCGGCGATGTGAAGCTGGCGCTCGGGACCGGCGCCGCGCTGGGCTGGTACGGCTGGGGGACCGTGCTGCTCGGCACCTTCGCCGGGTTCCTGCTCGGGGCGCTGTACGGCGGTGCCCTCGTCGTCGCGAGGCGCGCGGGGCGCAAGACGGCGATCCCGTTCGGGCCGTTCCTGATCGCGGGGGCGTACCTCGGGCTGCTGATCGGCGCGTACGCGGTCTGAGGTCGTTGATCGGCGCGTACGCGGCCTGAGGTCCGTCGCGTGAAACGCCTGGCGTAGGCTGGTTCGGTCCGTCCACAACCCTTGACGAAAGGGACGCCCGGTGACCGAGAAGGCCGACCTTCAGTCCGTCCTCGACCGTGCCGCCGAGGGTGGGCGGATCACCCCGGAGGAGGCGCTCGACCTCTACCGCGACGCCCCGCTGCACGCGCTCGGCGCCGCCGCCGACGCCGTACGCCGCCGCAGGTACGCGGGCACCGAGCACATCGCCACGTACATCATCGAGCGCAACATCAACTACACCAACGTGTGCGTCACGGCGTGCAAGTTCTGTGCCTTCTACGCGGCCCCGAAGGACACCGCCAAGGGCTGGACGCGCGACCTGGACGACATCCTGCGCCGGTGCGAGGAGACCGTCGAACTCGGCGGGACGCAGATCATGTTCCAGGGCGGCCACCACCCGGACTACGGCGTCGAGTAC encodes:
- a CDS encoding prepilin peptidase, whose product is MTGLLIAVAALWGAATGALVPRAAHRFSVPEEENWREECPGGHPFGGPARGWLGRARCGHCTPTCAYGPSTPLVCLVTALLCAGLAAATDTRPEVVVWLLSVPVWVLLAAVDLRVRRLPDVLTLPLAAATLALLGAVASVPEHTGNWPTAALGALALGAGYLVLWLVNPGGMGFGDVKLALGTGAALGWYGWGTVLLGTFAGFLLGALYGGALVVARRAGRKTAIPFGPFLIAGAYLGLLIGAYAV